In Deltaproteobacteria bacterium, the genomic window ATGCCCGTGTCGATTTCAATATGAACAGGGCCTGAGATTCCCGCTTGTGCATATTGTTCCTGCAACACGTGGGCAAAGTGTGTGTCGGAAACGGATGGAATAAGACGATATTTAATGATTTCACGAATTTCCGAGTCCATGGAGGGACTGAGGATCAGGATCGGTGCGGCAATACCGCTGACCCGCAACTGGACTCCCTCGTCGGCGTTCGCGACCCCGAGCCAAGAGGCTCCGTTTCTCAAGGCCATGTTGGAAATTTCAATGGCGCCATGGCCGTAGGCATCCGCCTTCACCACCTGGAGAATGCGAACGGATGAACCGACCAATCGCTTCAGTTCTTCCCAGTTATGGGTAAAATGATCCAGATCGACTTCGACCCAACTTCGGTACTGTTCTTCTTTCACAGGGGCCCCCTTGCTTTTCCGTATTGCCGCGCCCCTATGGTGACGGTTTGGGGAATCGCTGTATGATGATTTCCGCCAAAGCGGCGGCATCGTTGATATCCACGCAGGGTACACCCAGATTGAAGGAGCGGTCGCTGGCAATGGCCAACAGATCATCGGTCTGTGAACAGAGGAGTTCGTGGTTCGTCGCTGAGCGGAATACCTCGATTTTGGGGTGATTATTTCCTTTATATCCTTCAGAAAGGACAAGATCCACATTACGAACGTAACGCTTACGGATTTCCGAGAGTTCGTGGTCCCGGTCTACGTCTTCAACAAGACCGACCTTCCAGGGGGACGAAATGATCGATATGCTGGCACCGGCCTTTTTATGACGCCAGCTGTCTTTGCCTTCGTGGTCTATGTCGAACCCATGAACATCATGTTTGATCGTGGCGACACGATACCCCCTTTTCACCAGTTCGGGAATGAGTTTCTCCATGAGGGTTGTCTTGCCAGAATCGGACCTGCCGACAATGGAAACGATCGGTATCATGCTATAATATCCCTAAAGTCAATCATCATTGCTTTTAATTGGTGCCCCACGCGGGGAATACCCTCTGCGTTGACACGTGTCCCGTCTCCAAGTGATTGAGGCAGCAACATACGCAATGGCCCGGATTGTGTGTGTCAATCCTGTCTGCGTTCTGTGGAATACGACGCCTCGAACGGCTGTTTCATAACACAGGAGTGATGACCGGTGCAAACACTGTATTTTCACGAACAGATATTTGTAATATTACATTATTTATGCTACAAACCGCGCATTATTTCTGGCAGGGTTGCCGAAAGAACAGGGAGGTAGGTTATGGCCTTGGGGCAGAAAAACCGCAAAACATTTTTTATATTTCTTTTGGCTTTTTTGATCGCGTCATTCATCGTATCGGCCGTTGAAGTCATTCGGTCTTCTTTTTTTCGAGATCCGGGCCCGGATATTAAGACGGCCGGTGCCGTTTCCGTGGCCGACCCTTCCCAAGCTCCGACGTCGTTTGCGGATATCGTGGAAAAGCTTAAACCGGCAGTGGTCAACATCAGCACCACAAAGACCGTTCGCTCCGCTGGTCGATACCGCTCTCCTTTGAGAGATCAGAGTCCTTTCGATCGCTATTTCGGCGGAGATGATTTCTTTGAAAGATTTTTCGGTGATATTCCACAGCGTGAATTCAAGCAGAAAAGTTTGGGATCTGGATTCATCATCAGTCATGATGGCTATATTTTTACCAACAATCACGTTGTCGAGCAGTCGGAAAAAATCCGTGTCAAGCTTTCCGATGGCCGGGAATACGATGCCCGAATCATCGGTAAAGATGCAAAAACGGATATTGCATTGATCAAGATAAAACCATCGGACAGTCTTCCCGTAGTGGAAATCGGCGATTCGGAAAAACTGCGTGTCGGTGACTGGGTTTTGGCAATCGGCAACCCGTTCGGCCTGGAACAAACCGTGACAGCGGGTATCGTCAGCGCCAAAGGACGTGTGATCGGTGCGGGGCCATACGATAATTTTATCCAAACCGATGCGTCGATCAACCCCGGCAACAGTGGTGGACCCCTTTTCAATCTCGAAGGCAGGGTAATCGGTATCAATACGGCAATCGTCGCCCATGGACAGGGTATCGGCTTTGCCATTCCCATAGGGATGGCAAAGGACATGCTTCCAGACCTCAAGGCAAAGGGAAAGGTCACCCGCGGCTGGATGGGTATCTCTGTTCAGGATATCACAGAAGACATGGCGCGCTCTTTCAAGCTGCGGGACACCAACGGGGCTATTGTGGCGGAGGTATTTGCCGGGGACCCGGCGGACCGGGCGGGATTGCGAGCGGGAGACGTGATTGTGGCGGTCGGAGACAAGGCGGTGAAAGACACGCACGAACTGCTGATGATGATCGCTTCTTTTCGGGTTGGGGATGCTGTGAGAGTCAAGGTGCTTCGTGACGGCCAGGAAAAATGGTTTCGTGTGATCGTCGGCGAAAGGAAGGACCAGCCGGAAGTCGCAATGTCTCCGAGGGGAGCCTCGGATTTGGGATTGAGCGTTCAGGAACTGACACCTGAGCTTGCCCGTTACTTGGGAATCAGGGAAAACAGGGGTATTATCGTCGTGGATGTTGAGCCGGGCAGTCCTGCTGATAACGTGGGTATCCAGCCACAGGATATCATCCTGCAGGTCAATCGTGTTCCTGTATCCACGTTGGGGGAATATAATCGTGAAATGGCCAAGAAGACGTCAAACACCAGCATTCTGCTGCAGGTTAAAAGAGGGCGTACGACATTTTTCGTGCCTGTCAGGTAATCCGCCTCTTACATGAAGAAGAGTCTGCAGAACGAGCCTGCATTCGTTCCGGCTGTTCCGGTGTCGGATCCGTTGATTCGGCTTTACGAGGTCATGAACGAACATTTCGGCGCTCTCCATTGGTGGCCGGGGGATTCGACTCTTGAAATCCTTATAGGGGCTGTATTGACCCAGAATACGGCTTGGCGTAATGTTGAAAAAGCCATCGAAAATCTAAAGCGAAAAAAGCTCATCGACATCGGTCGCCTTCTCGAGACCACTCCACAAATTTTACAGAGCTTTCTACGGCCGGCCGGGTGCTTTCGTGTCAAGGAGGAACGGCTGCGCTGCTTGCTGCAATTCATCGCAGATAATTATGAGGGTGACCTGGATCGTATGTTCAAGGAGGAAACCTGGTCATTGCGCAACAAACTGCTGGGGATCCGGGGTATTGGCGAAGAAACCGCCGACTGCATTTTGCTTTACGGGGGATTGAAAAATATTTTTGTGGTTGATGCCTACACACGGAGAATTCTGGGTCGGCACGGGCTCATCGATGCAAAGATGTCGTACGGGACAATACAGCACTATTTCATGGACCGTCTTGTCCATGATCAAGCCATGTTCGGACAATATCATGCCTTGCTGGTAGAGGTGGGGAAAACATTCTGCAAAAAGGAGCCGCAGTGTGAATCCTGCCCTTTGAGAAGATTCCTTGTGGCAGTTAACCCGGTTGACGGTGTGAAAGAAAGGAATGGAGAGAGGAATGTTACTTGAAATCAGAGATTTGACGGTTGAAGTAGCGGATCGGATTGTACTGAAGGATATCCGTATCGCCATTGATTACGGACAAACCCATATTCTTTTTGGGCGAAACGGAAGTGGAAAAACATCGCTTCTCATGGCCATCATGGGTTTCAGCGGATACAAGGTGAAATCCGGGTCAATCCATTTCAAGGGAGAGGATATTACGTTTCTGCCGGTTCACGAGAGGGCAAAAAGGGGAATCGGCATGTCCTTTCAGCGTCCTCCCACCATCCGGGGACTTAAAATCCGAGATCTTATAAGAACGTTTGGACGGGATGACGCCTCGGTGGAGCAAGTCGTCGACGCCCTTGATTTTTCTTCTTTTATGGACCGGGGTGTCAATCTTGGATTCTCCGGCGGAGAGATCAAAAAATCGGAACTGGTCCAACTGGTTCTTCATAATCCTGATCTTGTTCTGTTGGACGAACCCGAGTCGGGAGTCGATCTCGAAAACATCAAGACAATCGGGCGGGGTATAAGAAAACTCCTGCAGAAAAATCTCCATCGTCAACGAACGAAGTCAGGATTGATCATCACACATACAGGCCTGATTTTAAACTATTTGGAAGCGGATAACGGCTATCTGTTGCTGGACGGGGTGATCCGCTGTGAGGGTAATCCGCGGGAAATGTTCGAATCCATACAATACGCCGGGTACGAGGAGTGTGCCAGATGTCAGAGATAAGGGAAAAGGCGGAAGCCGCGCGTGATAAGCGGGCTGTCTACGGAGAAGATATCGATTTGGAGGCTTTTGAAGCGGATGTTCCGGTTTACACGGCAGATCCTGCTTTGGAGAGATTGTCGGAGGAAGAAAAGCGCCATGTGTTGGAGGTGGGTATCGACGTAAGCGAAAGCGGCCGGACGGGCAGCTTCTTTCTCAGGGACCATTCGCCCATACAATGTATGGTCGGGCAGGATGGGGTGGAATTGCTTCCCATTGCTGAAGCCCTGACCCAGTATAAGGACCTGGAACAATACTGGTGGAAGGCCGTAGATGTAGGAACGGATAAATATACCGCACAGGCAGAAATGGATCCGCACAGTGGTTATTTTCTCCGGGTGAAAGCCGGGGTCAGCGTCTGTTTGCCTGTTCAGGCCTGTCTCTATTTAAGCGAAGAGGGGGTTGCCCAGAAGGTCCACAATCTGATCATTGCGGAAGAAGGTGCGGAAATACACATGATTACCGGATGTACGACGGCACCCCACCTGAAGCGGGGTCTGCATATCGGGGTGACGGAAATCTATGTCGCGAAGGGGGCAACCGTCACCTCCACGATGCTCCACAATTGGGGAGAAGCCGTGATTGTCCGTCCTCGCACGGCCGTCTGGGTGGAAGAAGAAGGCAGATATATGTCCAACTACGTGTGCTTCAAGCCCGCCAAGTCGGTGCAAATGTATCCGTCGGTGCGACTGAAGGGGAAAAATGCTGTTGCGCGGTTGAATACGATTCTACTGGCCGGGCCGGGCTCCATGCTGGATATCGGCGGCAAGGTATCACTGGAAGCGGAGGGGTGCAAAGCCGAGATTATCTCGAGAGCAATCACCACAGGGGGTAAAATTATATCAAGGGGAATGTTGGTTGGTCAGGTTCCGGGTGTCAGAGCCCATTTGGAGTGCAGTGGCCTGATTCTCTCAAATGAGGGACGGATCCACGCTATACCGGAGTTGGATGGCTGGGTGAACGGCGTGGATATGTCTCATGAAGCGGCTGTTGGAAAGATTTCCCGGGAAGAAATAGAATATCTCATGGCCCGTGGTCTGACGGAGCAGGAAGCGACGGCTCTCATCGTAAGGGGGTTTTTAAATGTGAAAATGGAGGGTCTTCCCAAAGAGCTCCAGGCCGAAATCGAAAGAATGATCGCTGAAACCGAAGCATCGGTTCTCTGAGTACCGAATATGACCTGTTTCGACTATTCCGGCGTCATTCATTTTCATTCCGCTTATTCTTTTGACGGGACGACACCTTTGTCGGAAATAATTGAAGCAGCGAAGGACAATGGCCTGGATTTTTTGATGCTGACGGACCATTCGACGCTGAAAGCGAGAACGGATGGATACGAGGGATGGCACGGTAACGTGCTGCTCATTGTGGGGCAGGAAGTTTCACCGCGCTTCAATCATTTGCTGGCTTTTGAAACCCGAACACCGATTATCGTGGACAAGGATGATGAAGAAATCAGCCCCCAATCCTACATTGACCGGGTCAATGCGGAAGGGGGCATTTCTTTTTTGGCCCACCCGGATCATGAGGGAACCAAGCTGTTTCACGTGAAACACTACCCTTGGCGGGACTGGACTGTGGAGGACTACACCGGGATCGGGGTTTGGGATTTCATGACGGATTGGCAGAGTTCGCTCCAGGGATACACTCGAGCCTATATGAGTTATTTGTGGCCGGGATTGTTTTTGCGGGGTCCTCATCCTGCCACACTGAGGAAATGGGACGAGCTGAATCGACATCGAAGGGTGGTTGGAATTGCAGAGTGCGATAATCACGCTACCACGAAGCGTTTCTGGGGTCTTTCGTTCTCCGTCTTTTCATTCCGTAAAGCCTTTCGATTTCTGCGAACCCATATCCTGACCCGGTGCCCTTTGAGCGGGGATGGGGTCAAAGACAAAATCCTCCTGATCGACGCATTGAGACGAGGGAATGCCTACTTCGCTCAGGAATCATTCTTTCCGGCACAAGGATTCCGTTTTTCTGTAGGGGAAGGGGACCATGAGGCGATTATGGGGGATATCTTTTCGCTTGACCAAATATCCCGACTTATCGTAACGGTACCAGGTAACGGTCACATCCGTGTCGTCAGAGACGGCGTTCTTTATTACGAAACAATCGGTCAGTCGGCATCGTGTTCTATCGTACAGCCCGGAGCGTATCGGGTTGAGGTATTTGTGAAGCGTCACGGCAAATACCGGCCTTGGATCTTTTCAAACCCCATTTATGTAAACCGTTTACAAACATGTTCAGAATGATCCGGGATATTTGCCGGTGTCAGAGAGATAGTGTGTCTCGCTCCTTCCTTCGTATTTCAGGATATATTTTAGACGAAAAACGGCACGCCTCTCCATTGCGCGATTTTGTGCGCGTCTGGTGCCATTGAACCAGGAATGTGTTTCGGTTGGTCAAGTATTTGTACAGGGAGGTTTTATGGAGGCAAGAGAAGCTGTTCGAAAAAAAGTTCGTATTCAGGATAACACCTTTCGGGATGGGCACCAATCCATCCACGCCACGCGAATGAAAACAGAAGATATGATCCCCATAGCCGAAAAAATGGACGAGGCGGGTTTCTGGGCGATGGAAATCTGGGGTGGTGCGACATTTGACACCATGCACCGGTTCCTTGGCGAGGATCCCTGGGCGCGGCCCAAGATTCTGAAGAAATATGTCAAGAAAACACCCTTTTCCATGTTGCTGCGGGGTCAGAACCTTGTGGGATATCGAAACTATGCGGACGATGTTGTCCGTGCTTTCGTGGATAAATCCTGTGAAATCGGGATTGATGTTTTTCGCGTTTTTGATGCACTCAATGACGCACGAAATTTCCAGACTTGTGTTGAACGCATCAAGGCAAATGGCAAGCATTTTGAAGGGGCCATCTCCTACTCCCTGACCGAGCGACGTATGGGGGGAGATGTGTACAGTCTGAATTATTACGTCAACAAAGCCAGGGAACTGGTTGGGCTGGGGGCCGATTCGATCTGCATCAAGGATATGGCAGGTATTCTTTCGCCCTACGATGCCTTTGAACTGTTTTCAACCCTGAAGCAACACGTGGAAGTTCCTCTGCATCTGCATACGCACTACACAAGCGGTATGGCGTCCATGACCTATATCAAGGCTATCGAGGCGGGGGTGGATATTGTTGATACATGTCTCGCGCCCTTTGCCATGAGGACCTCCCAGCCGGCCGTCGAACCATTGGTCGCGACCTTGGAGGGTACCCCCTGGGATACGGGTCTCGACTTGGGGCTTCTTATGGATTTGGGTGCCCATCTGGAAACCATTGCGCCGAAATACCACGATTTTTTGGCGGCCAATACCCTGTCAGTCATTGATACGGGCGTGCTGGCGCACCAGATACCGGGAGGTATGATTTCAAATCTGATCAGCCAATTGAAAGACATGAAAGCCCTGGACCGGCTGAACGAAGTGTACGCCGAGGTGCCGATCACCAGAAAGGAACTGGGAACGGTGCCCCTTGTTACGCCGACCTCTCAGATCATCGGGTCCCAGGCGGTGATGAATGTCCTGTTCGGAAAATACAAAATGGTTACGAACCAGATCAAGGACTTGGCTTATGGTCTCTACGGTAGAACGCCAACCCCTATTGATCCAGAGGTTCAGGAAAAGGTACTCAAGGGTTACCCCAGGGGTTCAACACCAATCAATGCGCGTCCCGCGGATGTGCTGGATCCAGAACTCGAGGCTGCCAAGAAGAAGATTGGTGATTTGGCCAGGACGGCCGAAGACCTGCTGACCTACGCCCTGTACCCGCAGACCGGTGAAGAGTATCTGAGAGTGAAATATAACGTGCCCAAGGAGGCGTGACATCCCATGGGCTTCTTCCTCGCTGACGGATCGGTAATTTCTGGCCGCCTGTGATCATTCTCGTTTATTTGGGGAATGCCACAGGCTGCTTTGTTTTCCACGCATCGGAGAAAATCTGGGGAGGATTTCGTGATCAGGGGACTGACAATCATTCCTTGCGCAGACCGTACTTGATCATTTTCAGCTGCAGTCCCTTTCGGCTGAACCCGAGCTGCTGAGCAGTTCGGGTGACATTCTGCCCGCACTCGTCGAGGACTTTGGCAATCAGATGCTTTTCCATTTCCTCCGTGTGGTCTTTCACCAGGGCCTTCAGAGGTCTGTCGGTGGAGATGTCCGCCGTCAATGCGGTCGTATCCAACGCATATTTGATTTCGGTGGGAATGTCCTCCATGTGAATTTGACTGTCTTTCGATACGAGCACCAAACGTTCGATGATGTTTTCCATCTCCCGGACGTTGCCGGGCCAGGCGTACTGCTGGAACATTTCATTTATCCGTGGATCTTCTTGGCGCACGTTACGCTCCAGTTTGTGGTTGCACTTGTCCAGAAAGTACTCCATCAGCGGCAAGATGTCGTCCGGGCGTTCTCTCAAAGGGGGCAAATGAATCGGAAACACATTCAGGCGGTAAAAAAGATCTTCCCGGAAACGGCCTTCTTTGACTTCCTGAAGCAGATTCCGATTCGTGGCGGCGATAATGCGTACGTCGATTTTGATTGTTCGAATTCCCCCCACTCGTTCGAATTCCTGATTCTGCAGAACATGCAACAGCTTGACTTGATTGTCTCGCGGCAGTTCGCCGATTTCGTCCAGAAATAAAGTGCCCGTGTGCGCGAGTTCAAAACGACCCGGTTTGGTGACGGCGGCACCGGTGAAGGCCCCTTTTTCGTAACCAAACAGTTCGCTTTCAACCAGATGTTCCGTAATAGCGCCGCAATTGATTTTGATGAAAGGATTCTCTCTTCGGGGACTGTTTCGGTGGACTGCATGGGCGATCAATTCCTTGCCCGTGCCTGTTTCCCCGCTGATCAGGACTGCAGTCGTTGTTGGAGCGACTTGGCGGATGGTTTCATAGATTTCCATCATTTGAGGACTGGAACCAATGATCCCATAGCGGTCGATTTCTTCATCGTTCAACAAAACCTCATCCTGGTTTAACTCCCGGGTACGAATGGCTTTTCGAATGACATTGCGAAGGTCGTCCTGATCGAAAGGTTTCGTAATGTAGTCGAAAGCGCCTTTTTTCAAGGCGTCAACAGCGGTATTCACGGTGCCGTAAGCGGTGATGATGATGATCGGGATAGACGGATATTCCTTGGCCACTCGATTCAAAAGCCCCATGCCATCAAGTCGGGGCATTTTGAGATCCGTTACAATGGTTGCAATATCGTTGCTTTTAAGAATCTCGAGAGCGGAAAGACCATCTTCGGCAAGGAGAACCTCGTACCCCTCCTTGGTCAGCATGGCCTTCAGGACCAAGCGCATATTCAATTCGTCGTCGACAATGAGGATACGATGCATGAGTTTGTTTTATTATGATTGAGAACCCTTGTCAAGGGGGGCCGTTTCAGTTGCCCATTGTGTGTAACCGGATGACAAAGGTTGTCCCCTTGCCTGGAGCGGATTCGACCCGAATAGATCCACCATGGTTTTTGATGATGCGCTGGCAGATGGAAAGGCCAAGCCCAACACCCCGTTCTTTGGTGGTGAAAAAGGGCTTGAAAATCTGTTTCTGGTCTTTTCTGGTCATACCCGGTCCTGAATCACGTATATAGATCCCGACAGAGGCTTCTTCCGCGTTATCAATTTGTTTTGTCCGGAAAGACAAGGTGCCCTCGCCCGCCATGGCTTCCACCGCGTTGTGCGCAATATTCAGGATGACCTGAATCAACTGTTCGGAATCGGCAAGAATCGGCGATAAATCCGGCTCCAAGTCCGCTTGGATTGTTACTTTTTCCGTGACGGCGTCGGCCTGCATGATGGAGATGACCTTTTGAATGATCCGGTTGATTTCTTCCGGTCGCGGCTCAGTATGATAAGGTTTTGCATAGTCGAGAAACTGAGATACGACTCGGTTTAAGCGATTGACTTCCTCGATGATGACATTCAAAAGTTTCCGATGTTCGTCGGAATGCGTATCGCCGCTTAAATATTGAGCCGCCCCCTTTATAGATCCCAGGGGGTTGCGGATTTCGTGTGCCAATACAGGCGCCATTTCCTCTAAAAGCAAGATCTTCTCCCGTTCAAGTTTTTCATCGAACGCGTAAAGCGATTGAAAAATGTCGACACTTTCCGGATAAAAATGCGAAAAAATCCGCTTTACGATTATTTTTAGCGGCGTAACGGAGATGACAATAAGAAAAGAGGATGTCAGAACATGTGTGAAGGGCAAGTGAATATTTTCACCGAGCAGGCCCAGCACGAAATAAAAAATAACGGTCGCGGAGGAGGTCAGAATTAATATCATGAGTGATTTCGCCAGAAGTTCATACAGTTTTGTCAGATGAGGGTAGGCGATGATCAGAAGAATGAAATAAAGCAGGGCCGCAATGATGATATTGGAGAGGGAAGGCATGGGGAAGCCGGAGTAGGAGAAGAGGTCAAAGCAGCTCAGGATGGCCGCCACCACACAGGCAATGGCCAGATACATCATCCGTATTTTTTCCGCTCCCGGTCGCTTGCGGTAAATAAAAAGCAAAAAGGAAAAAAAAGCACCTCCTGTGATTAACAGGGGATAAAGGTAGGTCAGAAAATGAAAATATGACGATTCATGGACGGGAGTGAAAAGAAGAGCGGCCATGAGCACGCTGAAACCGCCAGTCAGGACAATGTCACGGCGCCTTATAACCAGTCTGCTCCGGGTTAAATTGCGTGTAAAAAACAGTACGAGTGGAGGCAGGGCCAGGAGGCCTCCGTATTCGGACACACGCCAGACGGATTGCTGCAATGTTGCGAACAAGAAAACGCCGGCCCGGTTCAAAAAAAGGGCCAAACATACCATAGCAAAAGCACGCATGACGGCATCTTTATGTCGGGTGATGATGAGGGATACCGAGATGATCAGGCTGACTGCAGCAAGAATAAACGTTTCCATGGAGGATCAGACTCCGGGATGATTAGAACACGTTGCAAACGTCCCGCGGGCACTGCAAAGCGTTTCTTTTCATTTCATTGACACGAGACTGGTCGCATCATATATTGTAGAACAAGAGACAAACAAAAAACACAGGGCACGGGAAAAATCATGCCGGAGCGTCCGAGCCGAGAACGGGATCCGGGTTTGTCCGAGGAAACCGAGGACAAACCTGAACTGCGGCAACCGAAAATGTACAGAGTTATTCTTCACAACGATCATTACACGACCATGGATTTTGTTGTCGATGTGCTGGTAAAAGTCTTTCATAAACCGGCGGTTGAGGCAACAAAAATCATGCTTGACGTGCATCGGAGGGGACGGGGTGTCTGCGGCACATACACGTATGACATAGCCGTGACCAAGATTAACCGGGTTCAGACCATGGCAAGGATGCGAGAGTATCCCCTCCGTTGCACCATGGAAGAGGAATAGATTCATCTCATGAAAATAAGCGAAACATTGAATCAAATCATCATGGCCGCTTACGCGGAAGCCAATATAAGGCGGCATGAATATATTACGCCGGAGCATCTGTTGTATGCGGCTCTCTTCTTCGAGGAGGGGGTTGACATCATCGAAAATTGTGGCGGCGATCCCCAGCATTTGAAAGAACTCCTTGATCAACATTTGCAAGAAACACAGGTTGCGGTGGGCGTTCGAAAAGTAACTCAGTCGTCCGGT contains:
- a CDS encoding pyruvate carboxylase subunit B, which gives rise to MEAREAVRKKVRIQDNTFRDGHQSIHATRMKTEDMIPIAEKMDEAGFWAMEIWGGATFDTMHRFLGEDPWARPKILKKYVKKTPFSMLLRGQNLVGYRNYADDVVRAFVDKSCEIGIDVFRVFDALNDARNFQTCVERIKANGKHFEGAISYSLTERRMGGDVYSLNYYVNKARELVGLGADSICIKDMAGILSPYDAFELFSTLKQHVEVPLHLHTHYTSGMASMTYIKAIEAGVDIVDTCLAPFAMRTSQPAVEPLVATLEGTPWDTGLDLGLLMDLGAHLETIAPKYHDFLAANTLSVIDTGVLAHQIPGGMISNLISQLKDMKALDRLNEVYAEVPITRKELGTVPLVTPTSQIIGSQAVMNVLFGKYKMVTNQIKDLAYGLYGRTPTPIDPEVQEKVLKGYPRGSTPINARPADVLDPELEAAKKKIGDLARTAEDLLTYALYPQTGEEYLRVKYNVPKEA
- the clpS gene encoding ATP-dependent Clp protease adapter ClpS, translated to MPERPSRERDPGLSEETEDKPELRQPKMYRVILHNDHYTTMDFVVDVLVKVFHKPAVEATKIMLDVHRRGRGVCGTYTYDIAVTKINRVQTMARMREYPLRCTMEEE
- a CDS encoding CehA/McbA family metallohydrolase: MTCFDYSGVIHFHSAYSFDGTTPLSEIIEAAKDNGLDFLMLTDHSTLKARTDGYEGWHGNVLLIVGQEVSPRFNHLLAFETRTPIIVDKDDEEISPQSYIDRVNAEGGISFLAHPDHEGTKLFHVKHYPWRDWTVEDYTGIGVWDFMTDWQSSLQGYTRAYMSYLWPGLFLRGPHPATLRKWDELNRHRRVVGIAECDNHATTKRFWGLSFSVFSFRKAFRFLRTHILTRCPLSGDGVKDKILLIDALRRGNAYFAQESFFPAQGFRFSVGEGDHEAIMGDIFSLDQISRLIVTVPGNGHIRVVRDGVLYYETIGQSASCSIVQPGAYRVEVFVKRHGKYRPWIFSNPIYVNRLQTCSE
- a CDS encoding sigma-54-dependent Fis family transcriptional regulator, with the translated sequence MHRILIVDDELNMRLVLKAMLTKEGYEVLLAEDGLSALEILKSNDIATIVTDLKMPRLDGMGLLNRVAKEYPSIPIIIITAYGTVNTAVDALKKGAFDYITKPFDQDDLRNVIRKAIRTRELNQDEVLLNDEEIDRYGIIGSSPQMMEIYETIRQVAPTTTAVLISGETGTGKELIAHAVHRNSPRRENPFIKINCGAITEHLVESELFGYEKGAFTGAAVTKPGRFELAHTGTLFLDEIGELPRDNQVKLLHVLQNQEFERVGGIRTIKIDVRIIAATNRNLLQEVKEGRFREDLFYRLNVFPIHLPPLRERPDDILPLMEYFLDKCNHKLERNVRQEDPRINEMFQQYAWPGNVREMENIIERLVLVSKDSQIHMEDIPTEIKYALDTTALTADISTDRPLKALVKDHTEEMEKHLIAKVLDECGQNVTRTAQQLGFSRKGLQLKMIKYGLRKE
- a CDS encoding SufD family Fe-S cluster assembly protein: MSEIREKAEAARDKRAVYGEDIDLEAFEADVPVYTADPALERLSEEEKRHVLEVGIDVSESGRTGSFFLRDHSPIQCMVGQDGVELLPIAEALTQYKDLEQYWWKAVDVGTDKYTAQAEMDPHSGYFLRVKAGVSVCLPVQACLYLSEEGVAQKVHNLIIAEEGAEIHMITGCTTAPHLKRGLHIGVTEIYVAKGATVTSTMLHNWGEAVIVRPRTAVWVEEEGRYMSNYVCFKPAKSVQMYPSVRLKGKNAVARLNTILLAGPGSMLDIGGKVSLEAEGCKAEIISRAITTGGKIISRGMLVGQVPGVRAHLECSGLILSNEGRIHAIPELDGWVNGVDMSHEAAVGKISREEIEYLMARGLTEQEATALIVRGFLNVKMEGLPKELQAEIERMIAETEASVL
- a CDS encoding DegQ family serine endoprotease → MALGQKNRKTFFIFLLAFLIASFIVSAVEVIRSSFFRDPGPDIKTAGAVSVADPSQAPTSFADIVEKLKPAVVNISTTKTVRSAGRYRSPLRDQSPFDRYFGGDDFFERFFGDIPQREFKQKSLGSGFIISHDGYIFTNNHVVEQSEKIRVKLSDGREYDARIIGKDAKTDIALIKIKPSDSLPVVEIGDSEKLRVGDWVLAIGNPFGLEQTVTAGIVSAKGRVIGAGPYDNFIQTDASINPGNSGGPLFNLEGRVIGINTAIVAHGQGIGFAIPIGMAKDMLPDLKAKGKVTRGWMGISVQDITEDMARSFKLRDTNGAIVAEVFAGDPADRAGLRAGDVIVAVGDKAVKDTHELLMMIASFRVGDAVRVKVLRDGQEKWFRVIVGERKDQPEVAMSPRGASDLGLSVQELTPELARYLGIRENRGIIVVDVEPGSPADNVGIQPQDIILQVNRVPVSTLGEYNREMAKKTSNTSILLQVKRGRTTFFVPVR
- a CDS encoding ATP-binding cassette domain-containing protein — its product is MERGMLLEIRDLTVEVADRIVLKDIRIAIDYGQTHILFGRNGSGKTSLLMAIMGFSGYKVKSGSIHFKGEDITFLPVHERAKRGIGMSFQRPPTIRGLKIRDLIRTFGRDDASVEQVVDALDFSSFMDRGVNLGFSGGEIKKSELVQLVLHNPDLVLLDEPESGVDLENIKTIGRGIRKLLQKNLHRQRTKSGLIITHTGLILNYLEADNGYLLLDGVIRCEGNPREMFESIQYAGYEECARCQR
- a CDS encoding endonuclease III domain-containing protein — protein: MSDPLIRLYEVMNEHFGALHWWPGDSTLEILIGAVLTQNTAWRNVEKAIENLKRKKLIDIGRLLETTPQILQSFLRPAGCFRVKEERLRCLLQFIADNYEGDLDRMFKEETWSLRNKLLGIRGIGEETADCILLYGGLKNIFVVDAYTRRILGRHGLIDAKMSYGTIQHYFMDRLVHDQAMFGQYHALLVEVGKTFCKKEPQCESCPLRRFLVAVNPVDGVKERNGERNVT
- the mobB gene encoding molybdopterin-guanine dinucleotide biosynthesis protein B — its product is MIPIVSIVGRSDSGKTTLMEKLIPELVKRGYRVATIKHDVHGFDIDHEGKDSWRHKKAGASISIISSPWKVGLVEDVDRDHELSEIRKRYVRNVDLVLSEGYKGNNHPKIEVFRSATNHELLCSQTDDLLAIASDRSFNLGVPCVDINDAAALAEIIIQRFPKPSP